One window of the Manihot esculenta cultivar AM560-2 chromosome 14, M.esculenta_v8, whole genome shotgun sequence genome contains the following:
- the LOC110630791 gene encoding uncharacterized protein LOC110630791: MASFSVEDFVGNGVLKELVQKLLEDGWDDVPTLKVMSSEDMAAINMTQRQKDAMEIRSYLHDRALMQYGDKLEASGKCLPELLSLSSGDLSAQFGMKRGHIARFTDRTSACAEPLPKPYNQPARKMTGTESGNNSVSKSFGSVNSKMKQSTSKLSARSSMDYEKSLEQSLADFKIKDGYVFKGIVASGPAEPRACGCVQPPAVVDEVAPYAFIENISVEKLAPEYKIGMERLVKTKAPPMKAVELWRDKPAVLLCIRRPGCIMCRAEAHQLYAKKPMFDALGIQLIAVLHEYIESEVKDFWPRYWGGVVLYDRERQFFKALGGGELLKDKFISGFILNPRAIANYKRAKAMGIKQNFKGEGEIKGGLFIIGRGKSGIAYQFIERNFGDWAPVAEVIDICSKLQNQQQSQEKSIKI; this comes from the exons ATGGCTTCTTTTTCAGTAGAGGACTTTGTAGGGAATGGGGTTTTGAAGGAGCTGGTCCAGAAGTTATTAGAAGATGGTTGGGATGATGTGCCAACTTTGAAGGTCATGAGTTCAGAAGATATGGCTGCAATAAACATGACACAAAGGCAAAAG GATGCAATGGAAATTAGATCATACCTGCATGATCGTGCTCTCATGCAGTATGGAGATAAGCTAGAGGCATCTGGAAAATGTTTGCCTGAGCTTCTGAGCTTAAGCTCTGGTGATCTCTCTGCCCAGTTTGGCATGAAGAGAGGTCACATCGCCCGTTTCACAGACAGAACCAGTGCATGTGCAGAACCCTTGCCCAAACCATACAACCAACCTGCGAGGAAAATGACTGGCACAGAATCTGGAAATAATAGCGTTTCCAAGAGTTTTGGTTCTGTCAACTCAAAAATGAAGCAGAGCACATCAAAATTATCTGCTAGAAGTAGCATGGATTATGAAAAATCGCTTGAACAATCCCTGGCTGATTTTAAGATTAAAGATGGATACGTCTTTAAAGGGATTGTTGCTTCTGGACCTGCTGAACCTCGAGCATGTGGTTGTGTACAGCCTCCTGCAGTAGTTGATGAAGTTGCTCCTTATGCTTTCATCGAGAACATATCAGTTGAGAAACTAGCTCCTGAGTATAAAATTGGAATGGAACGCTTGGTGAAAACCAAAGCGCCCCCAATGAAGGCCGTAGAACTGTGGCGAGATAAACCTGCAGTCCTCCTCTGCATCAGGCGTCCTGG GTGCATCATGTGCAGAGCTGAAGCTCACCAACTGTATGCCAAGAAACCCATGTTTGATGCACTAGGAATTCAGCTAATTGCAGTTCTTCATGAATATATAGAGTCAGAG GTGAAAGACTTCTGGCCCCGATATTGGGGTGGTGTTGTACTCTATGATCGGGAAAGGCAATTCTTCAAAGCTCTTGGAGGCGGAGAACTGCTAAAGGACAAGTTCATATCAGGATTTATTTTGAACCCACGAGCTATTGCAAATTACAAGCGTGCAAAAGCTATGGGAATAAAGCAAAACTTCAAAGGGGAAGGAGAGATTAAAGGTGGCCTCTTCATAATTGGCAGAGGAAAAAGTGGCATTGCTTACCAGTTTATTGAAAGGAATTTTGGTGATTGGGCTCCTGTAGCTGAAGTAATTGACATTTGCAGCAAGTTGCAG aaccagcagcAAAGTCAAGAGAAATCCATCAAAATATAA
- the LOC110630790 gene encoding putative pentatricopeptide repeat-containing protein At1g68930, with the protein MSTSKNYYSSLLKFCCEDRSQIQAKRLHCHIIKNLRNPEPFLYNNLINAYGKLGNIKYARRLFEEMPLPNHFSWNTILSVYSKYGHLSKMQEIFNRMPSRDGVTWNSLISGYACYGSVFDALKAYNSMLRDGAVHLNRITFSTMLVLASSQGCIDLGRQIHGQIEKFGFGSYVFVGSPLVDMYAKTGLIYEAKQVFDGMPERNVVMHNTMITGLLRCGMVEDSKRLFHGMKETDSISWTTMITGLVQNGMEREAIDLFRQMKLEGLSLDQYTFGSVLTACGGLTALEEGKQVHAFIIRSDYMANIFVGSALVDMYCKCKIIQYAEAIFKKMTRKNVVTWTAMLVGYGQNGFSEEAVRIFVDMQRNGIEPDYFTLASVISSCANLSSLEEGSQFHCRAIVSGLISFVTVSNALITFYGKCGSPVDSRCLFNEMNFRDEVSWTALVSGYAQFGKVNETIALFEEMLVHGLKPDAVTFIGVLSACSRAGLVERGQQYFESMSKEHGIIPVLDHYTCMIDLFSRAGKLEAARSFISKMPFHPDAIGWSTLLSSCRLYGNLEIGKWAAQSLLELEPQNPAGYILLSSIYAAKGKWNDVAQLRKGMRERGARKEPGCSWIKYKNKIHIFSADDCSSPFSDKIYAELDKLNEKMIEEGYVPDASSVLHDVEESAKIQMLNYHSEKLAIAFGLIFIPRGLPIRIVKNLRVCGDCHNATKYISKITQREILVRDSARFHLFKDGTCSCGDFW; encoded by the coding sequence ATGTCCACCTCCAAAAATTACTATTCCTCCTTGCTAAAGTTCTGCTGCGAAGATCGAAGTCAGATCCAGGCCAAGAGGCTCCATTGCCACATAATCAAGAACCTAAGGAACCCAGaaccttttttatataataacctCATAAACGCATATGGCAAACTCGGCAACATCAAATATGCACGCCGCTTGTTCGAAGAAATGCCCCTCCCAAATCATTTTTCATGGAATACCATCCTTTCCGTTTATTCAAAATATGGGCATCTCTCAAAAATGCAAGAAATCTTCAATCGCATGCCAAGCAGAGATGGGGTCACATGGAACTCTCTTATTTCGGGGTATGCCTGTTATGGTTCGGTTTTTGATGCTCTTAAGGCTTATAACTCCATGTTGAGAGATGGAGCTGTTCATTTGAATAGGATTACTTTCTCGACCATGCTTGTATTGGCATCGAGTCAAGGTTGTATTGATTTGGGCAGGCAGATTCATGGGCAAATAGAGAAATTTGGGTTTGGATCTTATGTTTTCGTGGGCAGTCCTTTGGTGGATATGTATGCAAAGACGGGTTTAATTTATGAGGCAAAGCAGGTTTTTGATGGGATGCCAGAGAGGAATGTGGTAATGCATAACACAATGATCACGGGGCTGTTGAGATGTGGGATGGTAGAGGATTCAAAGAGGCTGTTTCATGGTATGAAGGAAACTGATTCTATTTCATGGACAACAATGATTACAGGGCTTGTACAAAATGGAATGGAGAGAGAAGCTATTGATTTGTTTAGACAGATGAAGCTAGAAGGGCTCTCTTTGGATCAATATACATTTGGCAGTGTGCTGACTGCTTGTGGGGGTCTTACTGCCTTGGAAGAGGGTAAACAGGTTCATGCCTTCATAATTCGGAGTGATTATATGGCTAATATCTTTGTGGGTAGTGCTCTTGTCGACATGTACTGCAAATGTAAAATTATCCAATATGCAGAagcaatttttaagaaaatgacACGTAAGAATGTTGTAACATGGACTGCAATGTTAGTGGGTTATGGCCAAAATGGCTTCAGTGAAGAAGCTGTCAGGATTTTTGTTGACATGCAAAGAAATGGGATTGAGCCAGATTATTTTACTCTAGCAAGTGTTATAAGTTCATGTGCTAACCTATCTAGCCTAGAAGAGGGTTCCCAATTTCATTGTCGAGCCATAGTTTCCGGTTTGATTTCTTTTGTAACAGTCTCCAATGCGCTTATTACTTTTTATGGTAAATGTGGAAGCCCAGTAGATTCCAGATGCTTGTTCAATGAGATGAACTTCAGGGATGAAGTCTCTTGGACAGCATTGGTTTCTGGATATGCACAATTTGGAAAAGTCAATGAGACGATTGCATTGTTTGAAGAAATGCTGGTCCACGGTTTAAAACCTGATGCAGTTACATTCATAGGGGTTCTTTCAGCTTGCAGCAGAGCAGGATTAGTTGAAAGAGGACAGCAATATTTTGAATCAATGTCGAAAGAACATGGAATCATTCCTGTTCTTGATCACTACACTTGCATGATTGACCTTTTCAGTCGAGCTGGAAAGTTAGAAGCAGCCAGAAGTTTTATTAGTAAGATGCCTTTCCATCCTGATGCAATTGGTTGGTCCACTTTGCTGAGCTCATGCAGGCTTTATGGTAACTTGGAAATTGGGAAATGGGCAGCTCAGTCTCTATTGGAACTAGAGCCGCAGAACCCTGCAGGTTATATCTTGCTTTCAAGCATCTATGCTGCTAAAGGAAAATGGAATGATGTTGCTCAATTGAGGAAAGGAATGAGAGAAAGGGGAGCCAGAAAGGAACCAGGATGTAGTTGGATCAAATATAAGAATAAAATTCACATTTTCTCAGCAGATGACTGCTCAAGCCCATTTTCTGATAAGATATATGCTGAGCTGGATAAGTTAAATGAAAAAATGATAGAAGAGGGGTATGTTCCAGATGCTAGTTCAGTTCTCCATGATGTTGAGGAGTCGGCAAAGATACAGATGCTTAACTATCATAGTGAGAAGCTTGCAATTGCTTTTGGGTTGATATTTATTCCCCGTGGCCTTCCCATACGAATAGTTAAAAATCTGAGAGTATGTGGAGATTGTCACAATGCCACTAAATATATTTCTAAGATAACTCAAAGAGAAATACTCGTAAGAGACTCTGCTCGGTTCCATCTTTTCAAAGATGGAACGTGTTCATGTGGAGATTTCTGGTGA
- the LOC110599742 gene encoding transcription factor bHLH49, whose translation MEMGDKDKFELEKSDNHVNYHSPDSMPSDWRFSSANIANSSLGLVPTDNQMPVCREDLVGVSSCSSASMVDSFGPGLWDHTTNPQNLGFSEVSVQNNASTSNPIGIRKSGPASLRTGLVKTLDIGWNPPSSMLKGGIFLPTAPGVLPQSLSQFPADSAFIERAARFSCFNGGNFSDIVNPFGIPESMHLYSRGGGMMQGPQDVFAGSELKSVSGGQGQKNVGDAPLSVEHVAIEGSPLNTQKKSGSLVRSHDEAKQGLGGSGNESEAAEFSGGGRQDEPSMLEGNGGELTAKSLASKKRKRNGQDTEIDQAKGTQQSSPEVQQKGEENPISTPNKTTGKQSKQGSQASDPPKQEYIHVRARRGQATNSHSLAERVRREKISERMKFLQDLVPGCSKVTGKAVMLDEIINYVQSLQRQVEFLSMKLATVNPRLDVSIEGLLAKDILHSRAVPPSTLAFSPEVPMVYPPFNASQPGLIQPSFPGMESHSDVLRRAINSQLIPMTGGFKEPTQLPSAWDDELHNVVQMSYVTSAPQDGQDINGSLPPGHMKAEL comes from the exons ATGGAAATGGGTGACAAAGACAAATTTGAGCTAGAGAAGAGTGATAATCATGTTAACTACCATTCACCTGATAGTATGCCATCAGACTGGCGATTTAGCAGTGCCAATATCGCAAATTCGTCTCTGGGTTTGGTTCCCACTGATAATCAGATGCCAGTTTGCAGGGAAGATCTAGTTGGCGTGTCTTCTTGCTCTTCTGCTTCTATGGTGGACTCTTTTGGTCCAGGGCTTTGGGACCACACCACAAATCCACAGAACTTGGGATTTTCTGAGGTTAGTGTCCAGAATAACGCAAGCACATCAAACCCAATAGGGATTAGAAAAAGCGGTCCCGCTTCTTTGAGAACTGGCCTTGTTAAAACGCTGGATATTGGGTGGAATCCACCAAGCTCCATGCTGAAAGGTGGCATTTTCTTACCAACTGCCCCTGGGGTGCTCCCACAGAGCTTGTCTCAGTTTCCTGCAGATTCTGCATTCATTGAGCGTGCTGCTAGATTTTCCTGCTTCAATGGTGGCAATTTTAGTGATATCGTGAACCCTTTTGGAATTCCAGAGTCTATGCATCTTTATTCCAGGGGTGGGGGAATGATGCAAGGACCACAAGATGTTTTTGCAGGTAGTGAGTTGAAATCAGTATCTGGCGGACAAGGTCAGAAGAATGTTGGAGATGCTCCTTTGTCAGTTGAACATGTGGCTATTGAAGGGAGCCCACTGAACACTCAGAAAAAAAGTGGGAGCCTTGTAAGATCTCATGATGAAGCAAAACAAGGCCTTGGTGGGTCTGGTAATGAGTCTGAGGCAGCTGAATTCAGTGGTGGTGGCCGTCAAGATGAGCCATCTATGTTGGAAGGAAATGGTGGGGAACTGACTGCTAAGAGCCTTGCctcaaagaaaaggaaaaggaatgGGCAG GATACTGAAATTGATCAGGCCAAGGGAACCCAACAATCTAGCCCTGAAGTTCAACAGAAAGGAGAGGAAAACCCAATTTCAACTCCTAATAAAACTACTGGAAAACAAAGTAAACAAGGATCTCAAGCTTCTGATCCACCAAAACAAGAATATATTCATGTTAGAGCTCGAAGAGGTCAAGCAACAAACAGTCATAGCCTTGCAGAAAGA GTTAGAAGAGAAAAGATCAGTGAAAGGATGAAGTTTCTGCAAGACCTTGTACCTGGTTGCAGCAAG GTTACAGGCAAGGCGGTTATGCTAGATGAAATTATCAACTACGTGCAATCGTTGCAACGGCAGGTTGAG tttctaTCAATGAAACTAGCAACAGTGAATCCAAGGCTGGATGTCAGCATAGAAGGTTTGCTCGCAAAGGAT ATACTGCATTCAAGGGCAGTTCCACCATCTACTCTGGCATTTTCACCAGAGGTGCCTATGGTTTATCCCCCATTTAATGCATCTCAACCAGGACTTATTCAACCTTCTTTTCCTGGCATGGAGAGCCATTCTGACGTGCTCCGGAGAGCCATTAATTCCCAACTGATACCGATGACTGGAGGATTCAAGGAGCCTACTCAG CTACCGAGTGCTTGGGACGATGAGCTCCACAATGTTGTCCAGATGAGCTATGTAACCAGTGCTCCACAAGATGGCCAAGATATTAATG GATCACTGCCACCAGGCCATATGAAAGCTgaactttaa